A genomic segment from Comamonas terrigena NBRC 13299 encodes:
- a CDS encoding LamB/YcsF family protein codes for MDLNSDLGESFGAWSMGDDTAMLDIVSSANVACGFHAGDAAGILATLKAAKARNVVVGAHVAYRDLAGFGRRNMDVASSDLVADVIYQIGALQGLAQAAGTTVRYVKPHGALYNTIAQDRRQATDVINAIKAIDPSLVLMALAGAPLIGWARDAGLTVVAEAFADRAYTPQGALVSRREAGAVLHDETLIAQRMLTLVREGVIEAVDGSMVRVEADSICVHGDSPGAVSIARALRQRFEAEGVQIASFVA; via the coding sequence ATGGATTTGAACAGCGATCTGGGCGAAAGCTTTGGTGCCTGGAGCATGGGCGACGATACCGCCATGCTCGATATCGTCAGCAGCGCTAATGTGGCATGCGGCTTCCATGCCGGTGATGCCGCGGGCATTCTCGCCACCCTGAAGGCGGCCAAGGCGCGCAATGTGGTCGTGGGCGCCCATGTGGCCTACCGCGATCTGGCCGGTTTCGGCCGCCGCAACATGGATGTGGCCAGCAGCGATCTGGTGGCCGACGTGATCTACCAGATCGGCGCGCTGCAGGGCCTGGCCCAGGCGGCGGGCACCACAGTGCGGTATGTGAAGCCGCATGGCGCGCTCTACAACACCATTGCCCAGGACCGGCGCCAGGCCACCGACGTGATCAACGCCATCAAGGCGATCGATCCCTCGCTGGTGCTGATGGCGCTGGCGGGAGCACCGCTGATCGGCTGGGCGCGCGACGCCGGCCTGACCGTGGTGGCCGAAGCCTTTGCCGACCGTGCCTACACCCCCCAGGGGGCCCTGGTTTCGCGCCGCGAAGCCGGTGCCGTGCTGCACGATGAAACCCTGATCGCCCAGCGCATGCTGACCCTGGTGCGCGAAGGCGTGATCGAGGCCGTGGATGGCTCCATGGTGCGCGTGGAGGCCGATTCGATTTGCGTGCATGGCGACAGCCCCGGGGCGGTGTCCATTGCCCGTGCGCTGCGCCAGCGCTTTGAAGCAGAAGGCGTGCAGATCGCCTCGTTCGTGGCATGA
- a CDS encoding urea amidolyase family protein, with amino-acid sequence MRFLPVHRQALMVELDDLQQTLVLLQSLQAEPIDGVQELVPAARTILVYFAPHRVTAAQLVQAIAGRNLQGSVQRSDVLVEIPVRYDGEDLADVAQMLGISAHEVVQRHTGSEWSVAFTGFAPGFAYLSGGDPIFNVARRTTPRTKVPAGAVALAGTFSAVYPQASPGGWQIIGVTDAAMWDLARDLPALLQPGYRVRFVDASTASAGADPRLADAAPVQAAAAVPPAAMGDTGQALWVRATGLLTVFQDCGRHGQAGQGVSASGAMDQAAFKSANRLVGNASHLPVLETVGGGLVLQSVGENVVAVTGADAPLTITTAAGRRWNAPRYAAIALADGDSLGLGQPTTGARCYVAVRGGYRVTPVLGSASTDTLAQVGPPALHSGQLLPVEAAWHAVVGDAALAPDLLPAPGQEVVLDVELGPRTDWFTPEAVALLARQRWEVTPQSNRVGLRLAGDEALARAITSELPSEGTALGAIQVPASGQPVLFLADHPLTGGYPVIGCVVPHHLDLAGQIPVGAWIRFKPVRAFAVLNPAVAD; translated from the coding sequence ATGCGTTTTCTGCCGGTCCACCGCCAGGCCCTCATGGTGGAGCTGGACGATCTGCAGCAGACCCTGGTGCTGCTCCAGTCCCTGCAGGCCGAGCCGATTGACGGCGTGCAGGAGCTGGTGCCTGCTGCGCGCACCATCCTGGTGTACTTTGCTCCGCACCGGGTAACGGCGGCGCAGCTGGTGCAGGCAATTGCGGGCCGCAATCTGCAGGGCAGCGTGCAGCGCTCGGATGTGCTGGTGGAAATTCCCGTGCGCTATGACGGCGAAGACCTGGCCGATGTGGCGCAGATGCTGGGCATCAGCGCGCACGAGGTGGTGCAGCGCCACACCGGCAGCGAATGGTCGGTGGCGTTCACCGGCTTTGCACCGGGCTTTGCCTATCTGTCAGGGGGCGACCCCATTTTCAACGTGGCGCGCCGTACCACCCCGCGCACCAAGGTGCCGGCGGGCGCGGTGGCGCTGGCCGGTACGTTCAGCGCGGTCTACCCTCAGGCCAGCCCGGGCGGCTGGCAGATCATCGGCGTGACGGATGCCGCCATGTGGGATCTGGCGCGTGACCTCCCCGCGCTGCTGCAGCCGGGCTACCGCGTGCGGTTTGTCGATGCATCCACCGCCAGCGCCGGGGCAGACCCGCGCCTGGCGGATGCAGCACCCGTCCAGGCTGCGGCGGCGGTGCCCCCCGCAGCCATGGGGGACACCGGCCAGGCGCTGTGGGTGCGCGCCACCGGGTTGCTGACCGTGTTCCAGGACTGTGGCCGCCATGGGCAGGCGGGCCAGGGGGTTTCGGCTTCCGGCGCCATGGACCAGGCGGCTTTCAAGAGCGCCAACCGCCTGGTTGGCAATGCCAGCCACCTGCCGGTGCTGGAGACCGTGGGCGGCGGCCTGGTGCTGCAGAGCGTGGGCGAGAACGTGGTGGCCGTGACCGGCGCCGACGCGCCCCTCACTATCACCACCGCAGCCGGCCGCCGCTGGAATGCGCCGCGGTACGCGGCCATTGCGCTGGCCGATGGCGACAGCCTGGGCCTGGGGCAGCCCACGACCGGTGCCCGCTGTTATGTGGCGGTGCGCGGCGGCTACCGGGTGACCCCGGTGCTGGGCAGCGCATCCACCGATACCTTGGCCCAGGTGGGCCCGCCCGCCCTGCACAGCGGTCAGCTGCTGCCTGTGGAAGCGGCTTGGCATGCCGTGGTGGGCGATGCGGCCCTGGCACCAGACCTGCTGCCGGCCCCTGGCCAGGAGGTGGTGCTGGATGTGGAGCTGGGACCGCGCACCGACTGGTTCACGCCCGAGGCCGTGGCCCTGCTGGCCCGCCAGCGCTGGGAGGTCACGCCCCAGTCCAACCGGGTGGGCCTGCGCCTGGCCGGTGACGAGGCCTTGGCGCGTGCCATCACCAGCGAGCTGCCCAGCGAAGGCACTGCCCTGGGCGCCATCCAGGTGCCTGCCAGCGGCCAGCCGGTGCTGTTTCTGGCGGACCACCCTCTGACCGGGGGCTACCCGGTGATCGGCTGTGTGGTCCCCCACCACCTGGATCTGGCGGGGCAGATCCCGGTGGGTGCATGGATTCGTTTTAAGCCCGTTCGTGCATTCGCAGTGTTGAACCCTGCGGTGGCGGACTGA
- a CDS encoding GntR family transcriptional regulator → MPSPRDPSSNESTSLSDAVAERIRQQLIHGELRAGQRLSEAALSQQLDISRNTLREVFRTLIKEGLLRHEPNRGVSVATPSIADIIDIYRVRRLIECQSLEKAWPLHPAHKRMRQAVDDALAARQVKDWRTVGSANMAFHAGIVALSDSARLSSMFAHLAAELRLAFGMLDDPEYLHAPYVDHNARLLQMLMDGQTKEAAQELETYLVQSERMVLAVYARQLP, encoded by the coding sequence ATGCCAAGCCCACGCGACCCTTCCAGCAACGAATCCACGAGCCTGAGCGATGCCGTGGCCGAGCGCATCCGCCAACAGCTGATCCACGGCGAGTTGCGCGCCGGGCAGCGCCTGTCGGAAGCCGCGCTGAGCCAGCAACTGGACATCTCGCGCAACACCTTGCGGGAGGTCTTCCGCACGCTGATCAAGGAAGGCCTGCTGCGGCATGAACCCAACCGCGGGGTCTCCGTGGCCACCCCCTCCATTGCCGACATCATTGACATCTACCGGGTGCGCCGGCTGATCGAATGCCAGTCGCTGGAGAAGGCATGGCCGCTGCACCCTGCGCACAAACGCATGCGCCAGGCCGTGGACGACGCCCTGGCCGCCCGCCAGGTGAAGGACTGGCGCACCGTGGGCTCGGCCAATATGGCTTTCCATGCGGGCATCGTGGCGCTCAGCGACAGTGCACGCCTGTCCTCCATGTTTGCCCACCTGGCCGCCGAACTGCGGCTGGCCTTCGGCATGCTGGACGATCCCGAATACCTTCATGCCCCCTATGTCGACCATAACGCGCGCCTGCTGCAGATGTTGATGGATGGGCAGACCAAGGAGGCTGCCCAGGAATTGGAGACCTATCTGGTGCAATCCGAACGCATGGTGCTGGCCGTCTATGCCCGCCAGCTGCCGTGA